The proteins below are encoded in one region of Penaeus monodon isolate SGIC_2016 chromosome 32, NSTDA_Pmon_1, whole genome shotgun sequence:
- the LOC119593454 gene encoding crustacyanin-C1 subunit-like, with the protein MKASLLFLALAAFAAADKIPDFVVPGKCPLVDERSLYEQQRPNHPKYAGLWYQIALTNNPYQLIHQCVRNEYTLDGTKFNVRSTGIDAKGNRMTRKGQVLPNPFGEPHLSVDYEGSWMAPYVILDTDYENFSCIYSCSGYNFGYYSDFAFIFSRSPSLADSYYRRCEAAFMNIGVDPSRFTKTTQGSSCPYSSHMSW; encoded by the exons ATGAAAGCTTCGCTATTGTTCCTTGCTCTCGCAGCCTTTGCTGCTGCCGACAAAATCCCCGATTTCGTCGTGCCGGGAAAATGTCCCCTTGTTGACGAGAGAAGCCTCTATGAGCAGCAAAGGCCTAATCATCCCAAG TATGCTGGTTTGTGGTATCAAATAGCCCTCACAAACAACCCTTACCAACTTATCCACCAGTGTGTCCGAAACGAATATACCTTAG ATGGAACCAAGTTCAACGTCAGGTCCACTGGTATTGATGCCAAAGGAAACCGAATGACACGTAAGGGTCAGGTTCTGCCAAATCCTTTCGGAGAACCTCATCTTTCTGTGGACTACGAAGGAT CCTGGATGGCTCCCTATGTGATTCTGGACACTGACTACGAGAACTTCTCGTGCATCTATAGCTGTTCCGGATACAACTTCGGCTATTATTCCGACttcgccttcatcttctcccGCTCACCAAGTCTAGCTGACAGTTATTACAGGCGTTGTGAAGCCGCTTTCATGAACATCGGTGTTGACCCCTCTCGATTCACGAAGACAACCCAGGGTTCATCTTGCCCATACAGCAGCCACATGTCTTGGTAA
- the LOC119593465 gene encoding crustacyanin-A2 subunit-like codes for MLKTLVAAALVAMVTADGIPDFVAPGNCAKVANQDNFDLRRYAGRWYQVQIIDNAYQPYTRCIHSNYDYSDSEYGFRVTTAGFSPNNEYLRLQGKIYPTKDFPAAHMLIDFPTVFAAPYEVIETDYDSYACVYSCIDTDKYKSEFGFVFSRTPQNSGQAVDRCASVFRRNGVDFSLFNVVPHTAECVYRA; via the exons ATGTTGAAGACACTCGTAGCTGCTGCCCTTGTGGCTATGGTCACAGCCGACGGCATTCCAGACTTCGTAGCTCCTGGAAATTGTGCCAAAGTGGCAAATCAAGACAACTTCGATCTTCGCAGA TATGCTGGTCGCTGGTATCAGGTCCAGATCATTGACAACGCCTACCAGCCATACACTCGCTGCATCCACTCCAACTACGACTACTCTGACTCTGAGTATGGCTTTAGGGTGACCACAGCTGGATTCAGTCCCAACAACGAGTACCTCAGGCTGCAGGGCAAGATCTACCCCACAAAGGACTTCCCAGCTGCCCACATGCTCATTGATTTCCCTACCG TTTTCGCCGCTCCTTATGAAGTAATCGAGACTGACTACGACAGTTATGCCTGCGTATATTCCTGCATTGACACAGACAAGTACAAGTCCGAGTTCGGCTTCGTCTTCTCCCGTACTCCACAGAACTCCGGCCAAGCGGTTGACAGATGCGCCTCCGTATTCCGCAGGAACGGCGTCGACTTCTCCCTCTTCAACGTAGTTCCTCATACAGCCGAATGTGTTTACAGGGCATGA